One genomic segment of Coffea arabica cultivar ET-39 chromosome 6e, Coffea Arabica ET-39 HiFi, whole genome shotgun sequence includes these proteins:
- the LOC113697517 gene encoding uncharacterized protein isoform X1: MPRPGPRPYECVRRAWHSDRHQPIRGSIIQRIFKLVYERHGAVTKKNKEWQAKLPIVVLKAEEIMYSKADSEAQYMDLETVWDRVNDAIDTIIRRDESTETGELLPPCVEAALNLGCVPERASRSQRHNNPRTYLSPRTQEGGYAASKVSGGNTDVQNRSLLPPYSGNQSNLERSTGSLEPLVSESNRHLVPNVNSPSTSSSKNLNFPTDSQIAWKDGKASFNVGSVYPLYYGTSFQPDISRLGSQKPHVSKDIIVGRPIFASVEKPAEIGCIRTLLANEANSIAPKQADAGEKMTEEPEVECDLSLRLGPFSNSMLCRGKGTTLVNDKIDPANPSEMGEVKVVSSSSSREKDFSLFSLETTNDPSSFCLGRYNVEGEGRENVETFLRKRKLPFGSSADNRQILWQLKPTPHHFADQMKKQTS, encoded by the exons ATGCCTAGGCCAGGGCCAAGGCCTTATGAGTGCGTGAGGAGAGCTTGGCATAGTGATAGGCATCAACCCATCAGAGGTTCAATCATCCAACGGATTTTCAA GCTCGTCTATGAAAGACACGGCGCTGTAACCAAGAAGAATAAGGAATGGCAAGCTAAATTGCCTATTGTGGTCTTGAAGGCTGAGGAAATCATGTATTCCAAAGCTGATTCTGAG GCTCAGTATATGGATCTTGAAACAGTGTGGGATCGGGTTAATGATGCTATTGATACAATAATTCGGAGAGATGAGAGTACGGAGACTGGAGAGCTTTTGCCTCCCTGTGTTGAAG CTGCTCTTAATCTGGGTTGTGTGCCGGAAAGAGCATCCCGAAGTCAACGGCACAATAATCCTAGAACTTACCTGAGCCCCAGGACTCAAGAAGGCGGTTACGCAGCCTCAAAAGTTTCAGGTGGAAATACTGATGTACAAAATCGTAGTCTACTACCTCCCTACTCGGGTAATCAGTCGAACCTCGAGAGATCCACCGGGAGTTTGGAGCCTTTGGTTTCAGAGTCTAACAGGCATTTAGTGCCAAATGTTAACAGCCCTTCTACTTCATCATCCAAGAATTTAAATTTTCCAACCGATAGTCAGATTGCCTGGAAGGATGGCAAGGCTTCATTCAACGTAGGTTCGGTCTATCCCTTGTATTATGGCACCAGCTTCCAGCCTGATATCTCTAGGTTGGGCTCCCAAAAGCCGCACGTGTCGAAAGATATAATTGTTGGTAGACCAATTTTTGCATCTGTTGAGAAGCCCGCCGAAATAGGTTGCATCAGGACGCTGTTGGCTAATGAAGCAAATTCAATTGCGCCGAAGCAAGCAGATGCTGGGGAGAAAATGACGGAGGAACCTGAGGTAGAGTGCGACTTGTCCTTGAGGCTGGGACCTTTCTCCAACTCAATGTTGTGCAGGGGAAAGGGAACAACTCTTGTTAATGATAAAATAGATCCAGCCAATCCTAGCGAAATGGGTGAGGTGAAGGTtgtatcatcatcatcatctagaGAGAAGgatttttccctcttttctctaGAGACCACTAATGATCCCTCCAGCTTCTGTCTTGGTAGGTACAATGTGGAGGGTGAAGGTCGTGAGAATGTCGAAACATTTCTTAGAAAGCGCAAGCTGCCTTTTGGTAGCAGTGCGGACAATAGGCAAATACTATGGCAATTAAAGCCAACTCCTCACCACTTTGCTGATCAAATGAAAAAGCAGACTTCATAG
- the LOC113697409 gene encoding mavicyanin-like, with protein MASQKMVLFGYLMVAAALLIGATADTHTVGNSLGWTVPPAGSVAYKTWAGTRDFAAGDTVVFQWSNTHTVAQVNQSGYDACSATNAIGEIHTSSPYNFTIASTDPYYFICSIDNHCKLGMKVKIQAGAASSLNASAFFTILVALATYFSSLV; from the exons ATGGCCAGTCAGAAGATGGTACTATTCGGTTACTTGATGGTTGCAGCAGCACTGCTTATTGGAGCAACTGCAGATACACATACAGTTGGAAACAGTCTCGGTTGGACTGTCCCTCCTGCTGGTTCTGTTGCATACAAAACCTGGGCTGGCACCAGAGACTTTGCCGCTGGCGATACCGTAG TTTTCCAGTGGAGTAACACTCACACCGTAGCCCAAGTGAACCAGAGTGGCTATGACGCCTGCAGCGCAACAAATGCAATTGGTGAGATTCACACAAGCAGCCCTTATAACTTCACCATTGCTTCAACGGATCCTTACTACTTCATCTGCTCCATTGACAACCACTGCAAGTTGGGAATGAAGGTCAAAATCCAGGCTGGGGCTGCATCCTCTCTAAACGCTAGCGCCTTTTTCACTATTCTCGTGGCCCTGGCCACCTACTTCTCAAGTCTCGTGTGA
- the LOC113697542 gene encoding uncharacterized protein isoform X1 yields the protein MASIPRPLNESWDSMLPGPPSRNNGGAADLSPAGLLAYAAGSSVSIVDTHSMQLVATIPLPPPSTAATSATPSLSPFVTSVRWSPQPLPHQLLSPDSLNHLLLAVGDRQGRISLLDFRSKSTILNFETDAATSKLGIQDLCWIQTRIDSWILAALSGPSLLSLYSTISGRCFFKYDASPEFFSCIRGDPFDRRHFCALGLKGFLLSGTVLGDTENDVVVKELQIRTETSELQRLERDSSSGAGGNGAPALAVFPTYMVRFAFSWHWKHILYVVFPRELVVFDLQYETELSMAALPRGCGKFLDVLADSNMEVFYCAHVDGKVSTWRRKGGEQVHIMCMMEELMPSVGTPVPSPSILAVVVSQTDSTLQNISKLCSDVHSSFAVDFNNPFDFCDESLVISKTNMISISDDGKIWKWLLTAEGFGDGSTNSGPVKDKDLLEANGGTAAPSADDDPLNVVGPSNDVNSHRISPSNPTISQEEVLLKINLVGQLHLLSSTVTMLAVPSPSLTATLARGGNLPAVAVPLVALGTQSGSIEVIDVSANAVAASFSVHNSVVRGLRWLGNSRLVSFSYIQGTEKTGGFINKLVVTCVRSGLNRTFRVMQKPERAPIRALRASSSGRYLLILFRDAPVEVWAMTKTPIMLRSLALPFTVVEWTLPTVPRPTQNGPSKSSSVSSKDQAAILPAGTSSPMASSAESKGASADGAQDEFSESFAFALVNGALGVFEVHGRRIRDFRPKWPTSTFVTSDGLITAMAYRLPHVVMGDRSGNIRWWDVTTGQSSSFNTHREGIRRIKFSPVVLGDRSRGRIAVLFYDNTFSVFDLDSPDPLANSLLQPQFPGTLVLELDWLPVRIEKNDPLVLCIAGADSSFRLVEVKLSDRKVGYESQNRSIKERFRPVPLCSPILLPTPHALALRMILQLGVKPSWFNAFYSTMENADYHVQTPSTTDLRSYMMDSPRVGDSVVPEMLLKVLEPYRKEGCILDDERARLYASVVNKGSALRFAFAAAIFGDFMEALFWLQLPNALNHLMNKLVKKSPTRVPVPSSTSTVELDDESMLSRISSKGKPVPGDVGKTKGQLRLMAFEQQELWDSASERIPWHEKLDGEEAIQNRVHELVSIGNLEAAVSLLLSTSPESSYFYPNALRAIALSSAVSRSLLELALKVVAANMVRTDRSLSGMHLLCAVGRYQEACSQLQDAGCWTDAATLAATHLKGSDYARVLQRWAEHVLRAEHKIWRALILYVSAGSLQDALAALREAQQPDTAAMFILACREIHADFISSLGSDEESSSLMKDKLPYLPGLNPENEDVLAVGEYYGQYQRKLVHMCMDSQPFSD from the exons ATGGCATCAATTCCGCGACCCTTAAATGAATCTTGGGATAGCATGCTTCCCGGTCCACCTTCTCGCAACAATGGCGGTGCCGCCGACCTATCTCCCGCCGGTCTCCTTGCTTACGCCGCCGGCAGCTCTGTATCCATTGTGGATACCCATTCTATGCAGTTAGTCGCCACAATTCCTCTCCCTCCTCCATCTACTGCTGCTACCTCTGCTACTCCTTCCCTCTCCCCTTTCGTCACCTCCGTCCGCTGGTCCCCGCAGCCTCTGCCCCACCAGCTCCTCTCCCCAGATTCTCTCAACCACCTCCTTCTCGCCGTCGGTGATCGCCAGGGCCGCATCTCCCTCCTCGATTTCCGCTCTAAATCCACCATCCTTAACTTCGAAACCGATGCTGCTACTTCCAAGCTCGGTATCCAGGACCTTTGCTGGATCCAGACCCGAATTGATTCCTGGATCCTGGCGGCTCTATCCGGACCCTCTCTGCTCTCTCTCTACAGTACCATTTCCGGTCGTTGCTTCTTCAAATATGACGCCTCCCCAGAGTTCTTCTCGTGTATCCGCGGAGACCCTTTCGACCGTCGACATTTCTGTGCATTGGGTCTAAAGGGATTTCTTCTGTCTGGAACAGTTTTAGGGGACACCGAAAACGATGTAGTTGTAAAGGAGCTTCAGATTCGTACGGAGACCTCTGAATTGCAGAGGCTAGAAAGGGATTCCAGTAGCGGTGCAGGGGGGAATGGGGCTCCCGCGTTGGCCGTTTTCCCTACCTATATGGTGAGATTCGCATTTTCATGGCATTGGAAGCATATACTGTATGTGGTGTTTCCGAGGGAGTTGGTGGTTTTTGATTTGCAGTATGAGACAGAATTATCTATGGCTGCATTGCCCAGGGGATGTGGGAAGTTTTTAGATGTCTTGGCAGACTCAAACATGGAAGTGTTTTATTGTGCTCATGTTGATGGTAAAGTGAGTACATGGAGGAGGAAAGG AGGAGAGCAGGTGCACATCATGTGTATGATGGAAGAATTGATGCCCTCAGTCGGGACACCGGTTCCTTCTCCCTCAATTCTTGCAGTTGTGGTCTCCCAAACAGATTCCACCCTCCAAAATATCAGCAAGCTTTGCTCTGATGTACACAGCTCATTTGCTGTGGATTTTAATAATCCCTTTGATTTTTGTGATGAATCTCTCGTTATCTCAAAGACAAATATGATATCCATATCTGATGATGGCAAAATATGGAAATGGCTCCTAACTGCTGAAGGATTTGGTGATGGATCAACTAATTCAGGCCCTGTCAAAGACAAAGATCTTCTTGAGGCAAATGGTGGGACAGCAGCGCCTTCTGCTGATGATGATCCATTGAATGTGGTTGGCCCATCAAATGATGTCAATAGCCATAGGATTAGTCCATCTAATCCAACTATCAGCCAAGAAGAAGTGTTATTAAAG ATTAACCTAGTTGGACAGCTTCATCTCCTTTCTTCAACTGTTACCATGCTTGCTGTGCCATCCCCTTCCTTAACAGCCACTTTGGCAC GTGGTGGAAACCTTCCTGCTGTGGCTGTTCCACTTGTTGCTTTGGGAACCCAAAGTGGTTCTATTGAGGTCATTGATGTCTCCGCAAATGCTGTAGCTGCTAGTTTTTCTGTTCATAACAGTGTGGTTAGGGGATTGCGATGGCTTGGAAATTCTAGGCTGGTATCCTTCTCTTATATCCAG GGGACAGAAAAAACTGGAGGCTTTATTAACAAGCTTGTTGTGACTTGTGTTAGAAGTGGCCTTAATCGAACATTCCGAGTGATGCAAAAGCCAGAGCGTGCACCTATAAGAGCTCTAAGGGCATCTTCTTCTGGAAG gTATCTATTAATATTGTTTCGTGATGCACCTGTGGAGGTTTGGGCAATGACTAAGACTCCAATTATG CTGAGGTCATTAGCTCTTCCATTTACTGTAGTGGAATGGACACTTCCAACAGTTCCGAGGCCAACTCAGAATGGACCATCAAAGTCCTCGTCAGTATCATCCAAAGACCAGGCAGCTATCCTGCCAGCTGGGACATCTTCCCCTATGGCATCTTCTGCAGAATCCA AGGGAGCATCTGCAGATGGCGCTCAAGATGAATTTTCAGAAAGTTTTGCTTTCGCTTTGGTAAACGGTGCACTTGGTGTTTTTGAGGTTCATGGCCGAAGGATCCGAGACTTTAG ACCAAAGTGGCCTACTTCTACATTTGTGACATCTGATGGGTTGATTACAGCAATGGCATATCGCCTGCCTCATGTT GTCATGGGGGACAGGTCAGGAAACATTCGTTGGTGGGATGTGACTACTGGCCAGTCATCGTCATTTAACACTCACAGGGAAGGAATTCGCAGGATTAAGTTTTCACCTGTTGTTCTTGGAGATCGTAGCCGAGGACGTATTGCTGTTCTCTTTTATGACAACACATTTTCTGTATTTGACCTT GATTCACCTGATCCATTAGCCAATTCCCTTCTACAACCTCAATTTCCTGGAACACTAGTTTTGGAACTGGACTGGTTGCCTGTGCGGATTGAGAAGAATGATCCGCTAGTATTGTGCATTGCTGGAGCCGATAGCAGCTTCCGCCTTGTGGAAGTTAAATT AAGTGACAGAAAAGTGGGCTATGAATCCCAGAATCGAAGTATTAAAGAAAGATTCCGTCCTGTCCCTCTTTGTTCACCCATATTGTTACCTACACCACATGCCCTA GCATTGAGGATGATCTTGCAATTGGGTGTAAAACCCTCATGGTTTAATGCATTTTATTCAACCATGGAAAATGCAGATTACCATGTTCAAACTCCGTCAACTACAGATCTCCGTAGCTATATGATGGATTCACCTCGTGTAGGTGACTCTGTAGTGCCAGAGATGCTCCTAAAGGTGTTGGAGCCTTACCGTAAAGAAG GCTGCATACTTGATGATGAGAGGGCAAGATTATATGCTAGTGTAGTCAACAAAGGTTCTGCACTGCGGTTTGCTTTTGCTGCTGCAATCTTTGGCGATTTCATGGAAGCACTTTTCTGGCTGCAACTTCCCAATGCCCTTAACCACTTGATGAATAAATTGGTAAAAAAGTCTCCAACAAGAGTCCCAGTACCATCCTCGACTTCGACTGTGGAGCTCGATGACGAATCAATGCTCAGCAGGATATCCTCAAAAGGGAAGCCAGTACCTGGAGATGTAGGAAAG ACAAAAGGTCAACTAAGGTTGATGGCTTTTGAACAACAAGAATTGTGGGATAGTGCTAGTGAGCGTATCCCTTGGCATGAGAAATTGGATGGCGAAGAGGCCATTCAGAACCGAGTACATGA ACTCGTCTCAATTGGCAACCTAGAAGCTGCTGTCAGTTTGTTGCTTTCCACTTCTCCTGAGAGTTCTTACTTCTATCCAAATGCTCTGCGTGCTATTGCTCTTTCATCTGCAGTGTCAAGATCTTTGCTTGAGCTGGCTTTAAAG GTTGTTGCAGCAAATATGGTCAGAACAGACAGGTCATTGTCCGGAATGCATTTGCTTTGTGCTGTTGGAAGGTATCAGGAAGCTTGTTCCCAG CTACAAGATGCTGGGTGCTGGACTGATGCTGCAACACTAGCTGCAACACATTTGAAAGGGTCTGATTATGCAAG GGTTCTGCAGAGGTGGGCTGAACATGTTCTGCGTGCTGAACATAAAATTTGGAG GGCTCTGATTTTGTACGTTTCAGCTGGTTCATTGCAAGATGCACTTGCAGCACTTCGCGAGGCACAACAACCGGACACAGCTGCCATGTTCATTCTTGCATGCCGCGAAATTCATGCTGATTTCATATCCAGCTTGGGTTCAGATGAAGAATCCAGTTCTTTGATGAAGGATAAATTGCCTTACCTGCCAGGATTGAATCCCGAGAATGAAGATGTTCTTGCAGTTGGTGAATATTATGGACAGTATCAAAGAAAACTAGTACATATGTGCATGGATTCACAGCCCTTTTCTGATTGA
- the LOC113697542 gene encoding uncharacterized protein isoform X2 — MASIPRPLNESWDSMLPGPPSRNNGGAADLSPAGLLAYAAGSSVSIVDTHSMQLVATIPLPPPSTAATSATPSLSPFVTSVRWSPQPLPHQLLSPDSLNHLLLAVGDRQGRISLLDFRSKSTILNFETDAATSKLGIQDLCWIQTRIDSWILAALSGPSLLSLYSTISGRCFFKYDASPEFFSCIRGDPFDRRHFCALGLKGFLLSGTVLGDTENDVVVKELQIRTETSELQRLERDSSSGAGGNGAPALAVFPTYMVRFAFSWHWKHILYVVFPRELVVFDLQYETELSMAALPRGCGKFLDVLADSNMEVFYCAHVDGKVSTWRRKGGEQVHIMCMMEELMPSVGTPVPSPSILAVVVSQTDSTLQNISKLCSDVHSSFAVDFNNPFDFCDESLVISKTNMISISDDGKIWKWLLTAEGFGDGSTNSGPVKDKDLLEANGGTAAPSADDDPLNVVGPSNDVNSHRISPSNPTISQEEVLLKINLVGQLHLLSSTVTMLAVPSPSLTATLARGGNLPAVAVPLVALGTQSGSIEVIDVSANAVAASFSVHNSVVRGLRWLGNSRLVSFSYIQGTEKTGGFINKLVVTCVRSGLNRTFRVMQKPERAPIRALRASSSGRYLLILFRDAPVEVWAMTKTPIMLRSLALPFTVVEWTLPTVPRPTQNGPSKSSSVSSKDQAAILPAGTSSPMASSAESKGASADGAQDEFSESFAFALVNGALGVFEVHGRRIRDFRPKWPTSTFVTSDGLITAMAYRLPHVVMGDRSGNIRWWDVTTGQSSSFNTHREGIRRIKFSPVVLGDRSRGRIAVLFYDNTFSVFDLDSPDPLANSLLQPQFPGTLVLELDWLPVRIEKNDPLVLCIAGADSSFRLVEVKFDRKVGYESQNRSIKERFRPVPLCSPILLPTPHALALRMILQLGVKPSWFNAFYSTMENADYHVQTPSTTDLRSYMMDSPRVGDSVVPEMLLKVLEPYRKEGCILDDERARLYASVVNKGSALRFAFAAAIFGDFMEALFWLQLPNALNHLMNKLVKKSPTRVPVPSSTSTVELDDESMLSRISSKGKPVPGDVGKTKGQLRLMAFEQQELWDSASERIPWHEKLDGEEAIQNRVHELVSIGNLEAAVSLLLSTSPESSYFYPNALRAIALSSAVSRSLLELALKVVAANMVRTDRSLSGMHLLCAVGRYQEACSQLQDAGCWTDAATLAATHLKGSDYARVLQRWAEHVLRAEHKIWRALILYVSAGSLQDALAALREAQQPDTAAMFILACREIHADFISSLGSDEESSSLMKDKLPYLPGLNPENEDVLAVGEYYGQYQRKLVHMCMDSQPFSD, encoded by the exons ATGGCATCAATTCCGCGACCCTTAAATGAATCTTGGGATAGCATGCTTCCCGGTCCACCTTCTCGCAACAATGGCGGTGCCGCCGACCTATCTCCCGCCGGTCTCCTTGCTTACGCCGCCGGCAGCTCTGTATCCATTGTGGATACCCATTCTATGCAGTTAGTCGCCACAATTCCTCTCCCTCCTCCATCTACTGCTGCTACCTCTGCTACTCCTTCCCTCTCCCCTTTCGTCACCTCCGTCCGCTGGTCCCCGCAGCCTCTGCCCCACCAGCTCCTCTCCCCAGATTCTCTCAACCACCTCCTTCTCGCCGTCGGTGATCGCCAGGGCCGCATCTCCCTCCTCGATTTCCGCTCTAAATCCACCATCCTTAACTTCGAAACCGATGCTGCTACTTCCAAGCTCGGTATCCAGGACCTTTGCTGGATCCAGACCCGAATTGATTCCTGGATCCTGGCGGCTCTATCCGGACCCTCTCTGCTCTCTCTCTACAGTACCATTTCCGGTCGTTGCTTCTTCAAATATGACGCCTCCCCAGAGTTCTTCTCGTGTATCCGCGGAGACCCTTTCGACCGTCGACATTTCTGTGCATTGGGTCTAAAGGGATTTCTTCTGTCTGGAACAGTTTTAGGGGACACCGAAAACGATGTAGTTGTAAAGGAGCTTCAGATTCGTACGGAGACCTCTGAATTGCAGAGGCTAGAAAGGGATTCCAGTAGCGGTGCAGGGGGGAATGGGGCTCCCGCGTTGGCCGTTTTCCCTACCTATATGGTGAGATTCGCATTTTCATGGCATTGGAAGCATATACTGTATGTGGTGTTTCCGAGGGAGTTGGTGGTTTTTGATTTGCAGTATGAGACAGAATTATCTATGGCTGCATTGCCCAGGGGATGTGGGAAGTTTTTAGATGTCTTGGCAGACTCAAACATGGAAGTGTTTTATTGTGCTCATGTTGATGGTAAAGTGAGTACATGGAGGAGGAAAGG AGGAGAGCAGGTGCACATCATGTGTATGATGGAAGAATTGATGCCCTCAGTCGGGACACCGGTTCCTTCTCCCTCAATTCTTGCAGTTGTGGTCTCCCAAACAGATTCCACCCTCCAAAATATCAGCAAGCTTTGCTCTGATGTACACAGCTCATTTGCTGTGGATTTTAATAATCCCTTTGATTTTTGTGATGAATCTCTCGTTATCTCAAAGACAAATATGATATCCATATCTGATGATGGCAAAATATGGAAATGGCTCCTAACTGCTGAAGGATTTGGTGATGGATCAACTAATTCAGGCCCTGTCAAAGACAAAGATCTTCTTGAGGCAAATGGTGGGACAGCAGCGCCTTCTGCTGATGATGATCCATTGAATGTGGTTGGCCCATCAAATGATGTCAATAGCCATAGGATTAGTCCATCTAATCCAACTATCAGCCAAGAAGAAGTGTTATTAAAG ATTAACCTAGTTGGACAGCTTCATCTCCTTTCTTCAACTGTTACCATGCTTGCTGTGCCATCCCCTTCCTTAACAGCCACTTTGGCAC GTGGTGGAAACCTTCCTGCTGTGGCTGTTCCACTTGTTGCTTTGGGAACCCAAAGTGGTTCTATTGAGGTCATTGATGTCTCCGCAAATGCTGTAGCTGCTAGTTTTTCTGTTCATAACAGTGTGGTTAGGGGATTGCGATGGCTTGGAAATTCTAGGCTGGTATCCTTCTCTTATATCCAG GGGACAGAAAAAACTGGAGGCTTTATTAACAAGCTTGTTGTGACTTGTGTTAGAAGTGGCCTTAATCGAACATTCCGAGTGATGCAAAAGCCAGAGCGTGCACCTATAAGAGCTCTAAGGGCATCTTCTTCTGGAAG gTATCTATTAATATTGTTTCGTGATGCACCTGTGGAGGTTTGGGCAATGACTAAGACTCCAATTATG CTGAGGTCATTAGCTCTTCCATTTACTGTAGTGGAATGGACACTTCCAACAGTTCCGAGGCCAACTCAGAATGGACCATCAAAGTCCTCGTCAGTATCATCCAAAGACCAGGCAGCTATCCTGCCAGCTGGGACATCTTCCCCTATGGCATCTTCTGCAGAATCCA AGGGAGCATCTGCAGATGGCGCTCAAGATGAATTTTCAGAAAGTTTTGCTTTCGCTTTGGTAAACGGTGCACTTGGTGTTTTTGAGGTTCATGGCCGAAGGATCCGAGACTTTAG ACCAAAGTGGCCTACTTCTACATTTGTGACATCTGATGGGTTGATTACAGCAATGGCATATCGCCTGCCTCATGTT GTCATGGGGGACAGGTCAGGAAACATTCGTTGGTGGGATGTGACTACTGGCCAGTCATCGTCATTTAACACTCACAGGGAAGGAATTCGCAGGATTAAGTTTTCACCTGTTGTTCTTGGAGATCGTAGCCGAGGACGTATTGCTGTTCTCTTTTATGACAACACATTTTCTGTATTTGACCTT GATTCACCTGATCCATTAGCCAATTCCCTTCTACAACCTCAATTTCCTGGAACACTAGTTTTGGAACTGGACTGGTTGCCTGTGCGGATTGAGAAGAATGATCCGCTAGTATTGTGCATTGCTGGAGCCGATAGCAGCTTCCGCCTTGTGGAAGTTAAATT TGACAGAAAAGTGGGCTATGAATCCCAGAATCGAAGTATTAAAGAAAGATTCCGTCCTGTCCCTCTTTGTTCACCCATATTGTTACCTACACCACATGCCCTA GCATTGAGGATGATCTTGCAATTGGGTGTAAAACCCTCATGGTTTAATGCATTTTATTCAACCATGGAAAATGCAGATTACCATGTTCAAACTCCGTCAACTACAGATCTCCGTAGCTATATGATGGATTCACCTCGTGTAGGTGACTCTGTAGTGCCAGAGATGCTCCTAAAGGTGTTGGAGCCTTACCGTAAAGAAG GCTGCATACTTGATGATGAGAGGGCAAGATTATATGCTAGTGTAGTCAACAAAGGTTCTGCACTGCGGTTTGCTTTTGCTGCTGCAATCTTTGGCGATTTCATGGAAGCACTTTTCTGGCTGCAACTTCCCAATGCCCTTAACCACTTGATGAATAAATTGGTAAAAAAGTCTCCAACAAGAGTCCCAGTACCATCCTCGACTTCGACTGTGGAGCTCGATGACGAATCAATGCTCAGCAGGATATCCTCAAAAGGGAAGCCAGTACCTGGAGATGTAGGAAAG ACAAAAGGTCAACTAAGGTTGATGGCTTTTGAACAACAAGAATTGTGGGATAGTGCTAGTGAGCGTATCCCTTGGCATGAGAAATTGGATGGCGAAGAGGCCATTCAGAACCGAGTACATGA ACTCGTCTCAATTGGCAACCTAGAAGCTGCTGTCAGTTTGTTGCTTTCCACTTCTCCTGAGAGTTCTTACTTCTATCCAAATGCTCTGCGTGCTATTGCTCTTTCATCTGCAGTGTCAAGATCTTTGCTTGAGCTGGCTTTAAAG GTTGTTGCAGCAAATATGGTCAGAACAGACAGGTCATTGTCCGGAATGCATTTGCTTTGTGCTGTTGGAAGGTATCAGGAAGCTTGTTCCCAG CTACAAGATGCTGGGTGCTGGACTGATGCTGCAACACTAGCTGCAACACATTTGAAAGGGTCTGATTATGCAAG GGTTCTGCAGAGGTGGGCTGAACATGTTCTGCGTGCTGAACATAAAATTTGGAG GGCTCTGATTTTGTACGTTTCAGCTGGTTCATTGCAAGATGCACTTGCAGCACTTCGCGAGGCACAACAACCGGACACAGCTGCCATGTTCATTCTTGCATGCCGCGAAATTCATGCTGATTTCATATCCAGCTTGGGTTCAGATGAAGAATCCAGTTCTTTGATGAAGGATAAATTGCCTTACCTGCCAGGATTGAATCCCGAGAATGAAGATGTTCTTGCAGTTGGTGAATATTATGGACAGTATCAAAGAAAACTAGTACATATGTGCATGGATTCACAGCCCTTTTCTGATTGA
- the LOC113697517 gene encoding uncharacterized protein isoform X2, which yields MYSKADSEAQYMDLETVWDRVNDAIDTIIRRDESTETGELLPPCVEAALNLGCVPERASRSQRHNNPRTYLSPRTQEGGYAASKVSGGNTDVQNRSLLPPYSGNQSNLERSTGSLEPLVSESNRHLVPNVNSPSTSSSKNLNFPTDSQIAWKDGKASFNVGSVYPLYYGTSFQPDISRLGSQKPHVSKDIIVGRPIFASVEKPAEIGCIRTLLANEANSIAPKQADAGEKMTEEPEVECDLSLRLGPFSNSMLCRGKGTTLVNDKIDPANPSEMGEVKVVSSSSSREKDFSLFSLETTNDPSSFCLGRYNVEGEGRENVETFLRKRKLPFGSSADNRQILWQLKPTPHHFADQMKKQTS from the exons ATGTATTCCAAAGCTGATTCTGAG GCTCAGTATATGGATCTTGAAACAGTGTGGGATCGGGTTAATGATGCTATTGATACAATAATTCGGAGAGATGAGAGTACGGAGACTGGAGAGCTTTTGCCTCCCTGTGTTGAAG CTGCTCTTAATCTGGGTTGTGTGCCGGAAAGAGCATCCCGAAGTCAACGGCACAATAATCCTAGAACTTACCTGAGCCCCAGGACTCAAGAAGGCGGTTACGCAGCCTCAAAAGTTTCAGGTGGAAATACTGATGTACAAAATCGTAGTCTACTACCTCCCTACTCGGGTAATCAGTCGAACCTCGAGAGATCCACCGGGAGTTTGGAGCCTTTGGTTTCAGAGTCTAACAGGCATTTAGTGCCAAATGTTAACAGCCCTTCTACTTCATCATCCAAGAATTTAAATTTTCCAACCGATAGTCAGATTGCCTGGAAGGATGGCAAGGCTTCATTCAACGTAGGTTCGGTCTATCCCTTGTATTATGGCACCAGCTTCCAGCCTGATATCTCTAGGTTGGGCTCCCAAAAGCCGCACGTGTCGAAAGATATAATTGTTGGTAGACCAATTTTTGCATCTGTTGAGAAGCCCGCCGAAATAGGTTGCATCAGGACGCTGTTGGCTAATGAAGCAAATTCAATTGCGCCGAAGCAAGCAGATGCTGGGGAGAAAATGACGGAGGAACCTGAGGTAGAGTGCGACTTGTCCTTGAGGCTGGGACCTTTCTCCAACTCAATGTTGTGCAGGGGAAAGGGAACAACTCTTGTTAATGATAAAATAGATCCAGCCAATCCTAGCGAAATGGGTGAGGTGAAGGTtgtatcatcatcatcatctagaGAGAAGgatttttccctcttttctctaGAGACCACTAATGATCCCTCCAGCTTCTGTCTTGGTAGGTACAATGTGGAGGGTGAAGGTCGTGAGAATGTCGAAACATTTCTTAGAAAGCGCAAGCTGCCTTTTGGTAGCAGTGCGGACAATAGGCAAATACTATGGCAATTAAAGCCAACTCCTCACCACTTTGCTGATCAAATGAAAAAGCAGACTTCATAG